The genomic stretch TTTGATACATATACTGTGTCAATAACGGAACAGCTACCGAAGCAGTATCGGCAACGCCTGCAATTGCTTTTTTAAATGCGCAGTAAACAACCGAGCCATTTGCGCCAAACCAATCTGTCAAAACTTTTTCTGTTGGATGATATAACCTTTTGTCAAAATCCATAAAGAGCTTTGCTTCACTTTTATTTGTGCCGATAAGAATCCTGATTTTACGCCGGTGGTGGAGAATATATTTGTACGGATTTTCTTTATAAACAATACCGTCGATAACCGGACCGAAATAATTAGTTCCCTGCGCACCCGATAAAACTTTTTCCTGCGCGCGGATAATTTTTTCCGTAGAAATAGACAGAATATCTTTTGGATTTGTAATGTTCAACGCTTCAAATAACCGCTTCCGAATAGCAAATGCAGTAGCAGAATCGTGAATGCACTGCACGCCACCGCTTTCCATTACAGCTTGATGAATTAGCCCGTCGGATAAAGGTGTTGCCAATAATGCCGCGACTAATTTTGCGCCCGCAGATTCGCCCATGACCGTGATTTTATCGGGGTCGCCGCCAAACTTACCGATATTATTTTTTATCCATTTCAATGCTGTTATGCAATCTAATACCGCATTGTTTCCCGACGTTGCATAATCTTTTCCCAAATCGTTTAATTCCAAAAATCCGAATGCACCCAATCGGTAATTAAAGGTAACGGCAACTATGCTGTCTCTGTCGGAAAACGCATGACCATTAAAGTCTTTCCCTGTGCCGCCGGTCATGCCGCCGCCATGAATCCAAACCATTACAGGACACGCCTTTGAGGATTTCAAATCATTGGAATAAATATTTAAAGACAAGAAATTTTCTTCATCAACAGGATGACTTGCCTGAGGTGCAACCGGGCTGAATTTGGTACAATCCAAAGTATCTATCCAATTTGTTGTAGGTTGCGGTGCTTTAAAACGAAATTCGCCAACAGGCGTTTTAGCATAGGGAACACCTTT from Arachidicoccus sp. BS20 encodes the following:
- a CDS encoding carboxylesterase/lipase family protein — encoded protein: MFITKIIGRNIVYCLSVFCMASAAKAQSEIVHIRNGYIEGLKEENSYVFKGVPYAKTPVGEFRFKAPQPTTNWIDTLDCTKFSPVAPQASHPVDEENFLSLNIYSNDLKSSKACPVMVWIHGGGMTGGTGKDFNGHAFSDRDSIVAVTFNYRLGAFGFLELNDLGKDYATSGNNAVLDCITALKWIKNNIGKFGGDPDKITVMGESAGAKLVAALLATPLSDGLIHQAVMESGGVQCIHDSATAFAIRKRLFEALNITNPKDILSISTEKIIRAQEKVLSGAQGTNYFGPVIDGIVYKENPYKYILHHRRKIRILIGTNKSEAKLFMDFDKRLYHPTEKVLTDWFGANGSVVYCAFKKAIAGVADTASVAVPLLTQYMYQMHSYRLAKAFSEANYPTWVYRFDYGKGKYGAVHGDELKYVWYIPNAVHNKNINDSLAEEIHSDWVNFIKGKNVDNSWIRYNAAHPEIKVYDNKAGIQRLSSVYDDIVFPSSVFVLKP